Proteins encoded by one window of Elaeis guineensis isolate ETL-2024a chromosome 12, EG11, whole genome shotgun sequence:
- the LOC105055145 gene encoding uncharacterized protein, with protein MESIAASAAIPASPSPLSLFSPNRTFSKRPSLLPVASKHKEDEADLHADSESTNLVPFLKNSTSVSPLSKDAAMGLVLNAAAGRGWTTGSGMEGPPIPADSDSTNRTVSTFPWSLFTKSPRRRMLVAFTCNVCGQRTTRAINPHAYTDGTVFVQCCGCNVFHKLVDNLNLFHEIKCYVNPNFLHKGDTPFNYLGEDDGDDENIFPLF; from the exons ATGGAGTCCATCGCAGCCTCCGCAGCCATCCCTGCCTCCCCCTCCccgctctctctcttctcccccaATCGCACCTTCTCCAAACGCCCTTCCCTCCTTCCCGTCGCCTCCAAGC ATAAAGAAGACGAAGCCGATCTCCACGCCGACTCCGAAAGCACCAATCTCGTTCCCTTCCTCAAAAACAGCACCTCTGTTTCACCTCTCTCCAAG GATGCGGCGATGGGTCTCGTTCTGAACGCCGCGGCTGGGAGAGGCTGGACCACGGGATCGGGAATGGAGGGCCCCCCGATTCCCGCCGATTCCGACTCCACCAATCGGACGGTCTCCACCTTTCCCTGGTCACTCTTCACCAAGTCTCCTCGCCGCCGGATGCTCGTCGCTTTCACTTGCAACGTCTGCGGCCAGCGCACTACCCGCGCCATCAACCCCCATGCGTACACCGACGGCACGGTCTTCGTTCAG TGCTGTGGATGCAATGTGTTCCATAAGCTGGTGGACAACCTGAATCTGTTTCACGAGATAAAGTGTTACGTGAACCCGAACTTCCTTCATAAAGGTGACACACCATTCAATTACCTCGGCGAAGATGACGGTGATGATGAGAATATCTTCCCCCTATTCTGA